The DNA segment attttatttttgtctccTTCCAGTACGCCACGACAGGCTGCTCCCTGACACTCCACCATACAGAAAAACCGGAGCATGAAGACATTTGCGAATACCGCCCTTACTCCTGCCCGTGCCCCGGCGCCTCGTGCAAGTGGCAGGGCTCGCTGGAAGCCGTCATGTCGCACCTCATGCACGCCCACAAGAGCATCACCACCCTACAAGGGGAGGACATCGTCTTCCTCGCCACGGACATTAACTTGCCGGGGGCCGTGGACTGGGTGATGATGCAGTCCTGCTTTGGCCACCACTTCATGCTGGTTCTGGAGAAGCAGGAGAAGTATGAAGGCCACCAGCAGTTCTTCGCCATCGTCTTGCTCATCGGCACCCGCAAACAGGCAGAGAACTTTGCGTACAGACTCGAACTGAACGGCAACCGGCGGAGGCTGACTTGGGAGGCGACCCCTCGCTCCATCCACGACGGGGTGGCGGCGGCCATTATGAACTGCGACTGCCTTGTTTTCGACACTGCCATAGCACACCTTTTTGCAGACAATGGGAACCTTGGGATCAATGTGACTATTTCTACGTGTTGTCCGTGATATTTCTATGTAATTATTGAGACCATGTTGTTGTCTTTCGTTTCActgactgtttttatttttatggtgtTCCACTGTAACCCTCTTCAGGTGTTCCCTCACACCCTATTAACAGTCGCATGAGGGGAGAACAGGGCCCCAGCTCCCTGGCACACACGTACCCCGGTCATCGCGGCACCACCATCCACATGTTACGGAGGAGGACGTTCGTGCCAGGGAGGCAACTCCACGTGCGCAGGCTCCCCGATGATGTGGGACCTGTGTAATTGTTAATCGTGTGAGCGGGAGATGCCTGAAGGGGACTTTAGGGTTCTTTCTTAACCGGCCGTTTTCTATCCTCATTCTCTCCTTCACTGCCGCCGCCACCTGCCTGTACCACAGAGTTTTTTAAAGCACAGTTAACAGGACATTTAAGATGATTTTATCCTGTTAATCTGAAAGGAAGGGaggagatttgtttttttaaagaaatagcatTATTTAAGGTTTTAAAAGGTGAAGGCGAATCCCTTTTCTTGACAAGCAAAACCTGGAATCGGAAGAGAAGCAGCGAAATGGACTTAAAGAGGcagtttgcacatgcagaatgtgggAGGTGGACTCCTTAGGTGTTCGAGTGCATTGTACTCCTTCAGACGGCAAGAGGGGCActtataaacaacaacagcaacccttaTAACGTCCTGTTCTAGCACAGCATCTCCCTGTTATAGTAGTGTTCTCATTTGCCAGGACTTTTTAATGTCTGAGTGTGGGACCTTTTAGAAACGTGGTTTATCACCTGCAACCTGAAATGTTACCAACTCATTCTGCTGCATTTGTGTGTGTAGCCGCACGAATCTGCTTCTCttgatgatctcagtgattggcCTTGTAAcagaacaaaagagagagaaattggaagTATGGTAGTATCACTTCTTAGAGATGCAGGAAGTTGCTGAAGCCTTAGCGGTTAGGCAACATGTCTCAGGCGTGTTCTTTTGCAGTTTCACACACTGAACAGGGGGTACCACTGTCATCTGATTGGTCTTGCTGTTTTGTCCTTTTTCTTCCCAACAGTTTGTTCCCCCTgccctccaaaaaagaaaagaaaaaagagtttcCATACACCTGCAAAATGTTTGACCCTCTTCATCCATCCAGTTCAGCAAGAGCTGAAGAGGCTCAACATTTTGTGGAAGCTGCTAACTTAACGTGGTGGCAAAAAACAAGATGTGTTTTGAGCAGTTTTAAAAATAGGTCCCACCTATAAATATACCCAGGATGTTTGGCGTACTTGACGTTAACATTGTAAAAGCTATTTTCAAATAACACAAGGAAAAGCGATGTGCCGATTCGTCTTGTTTATGTTCTTTGCTATCTAAGTTTCCTGTTGTTGCCATATTTACtctagttttttaaataaatattttgcaaaaATAATGTCCATGGGCTGTCTGGAAAAGCATTTGCGCATCCGTCATATCTTCTTCGGTGAtccctcatagccaagtaagattgtcttccataaacacggttttaacactgagtgtgtaagtgactgtggagaccgaTTCTGGATCCACccgttcttccacagtggggacacaggtttccgggcgggagttgatcacggtgagggtttgccaagtgtgccttcttcttagcacatttctccctttcgtcctgagttcgagcgtcttcaaagcccatgatacctttggtaaaggctgttctccaattagaatgctcgtaggccagtgtttcccagttgtcggtgttaaTACTAcgttttttagatttgccttgagagaatcttgaaacctcttttgttgaccaccagcattacgctttacatttttaagtttggaatagagtagttgctttggaagacgatcatcaggcacctgcacaacatgaccagtgcaacaaagttgatgttgaagaatcattgcttcaacactggtgatctttgcttcttccagtacactggtattagtttgcctgtcttcccaagtgatttgAAAAAATTTCCTGAGACACCATAGCTTAGGGGCAGAGTACACACTCCACATTCATATGAGCCTGGGttcatccctggtatctccagttttTAAAGACGTATGAGTAGCAGAGTTGAGGGAAATCCTCCTTTCAGCCTTGCAGAGCTGCTATCCGGGAAAGTACACAATACTGATTTAAATTAGCCAGTATTCTGACTCTAAGGCAGCACCATATTTTCAGTATATTTCTGACCTTTCATACTACAGGGAATGCATATTAACTAACTTGCACTAGACCCAGTACTGAACTTGTGCCTGTGTTGTACACTTAAGAGTTGTATGGTTGCTCAGAACAGTGCATGTGTGTTGGGCAGCGCACTGTTCCACCTCTCATGGGTGCCTGCGAGTTTTCATCCCCTCCCCCAACACTAACTGAGTTTCCTCTAATAACCTAGAATAGGGCCCTGTACCTTTTCTGCTTTCCACAATAACTGTTGTCACTAGATGCACTGAGTGCCATAGTTCCTGCAAATGTTTGTAAGCACTGCTTGCTCAGAGATGCAGGCTGACAAGCAGAGGAAGCAAGGAATTTCAGGTGTTTTGGCCCATGCCTTGAATGAATTGCTCAGCAGTTGCTTGAGATTTCCAGCTTTATAGGAACAAATTTAGTTCTGACTTTCATTGATGGGCAAGGTGTGGATAACCATTCCTCTGTAGCCCAGATCATCAGTGTGTGTCTACTGAAAATACGGTGCTGCCTTAGAGTCAGAATACTGGCTAATTTAAATCAGTATTGTGTACTTTCCTAAATAGCAGCTCTCCAAGGCCGAAAGGAGGATCCCCCCAACTCTGCTACTCATATGTCTTTGaaaactggagataccagggatgaaCCCAGGCTCATATGAATGTGGAATgtgtgctctgcctctgagctacggtgtctccgaaaaatgctTCAGATCACTAGTATGCACTAGTATGTACATCATTGGTGGAGTAGAAAGCTTTGGGAGAAGGTACTCTGTTATGAAAAGGGCTTTAAGGTCATGGTGTTACAATGTCTTTCCTCTGCTTCTTGGGATCTACATGTTTGTCCATCTCTCCTCTGACCATCAGCCTCGATGCAATTTCTAAACCTGTCCTCATCGCAATAGCATTCACCAACCCAGTTCAGTCCGTGACTTGAGAATATTGGCTCCATAAACCAAAGCctaattttgcactaaaatgtaaGTCTGGGTCGTCTGCAGAGCATTTGGTAAGTGGCTGTATTGAGCATCTGCTCTGCCCGGCAGCGGAATGTCTATACTTAACAAACTTAGAGAGGTGGTTTGCACTTGTGAACTGTTCAGAATGTTCACGCCATTCAAAGAGCCAAGATTAAATGGCAGCGTTGATGCCCATGCTGGgtgtgagggtgggggaaagagaccATTTAGGGCCTGCATTTTAATATACCACTCTCTGTGCCCGAGAGGAAGAGATTTCCCAAGAGGAGAGTTACTGGATCGCTGGCATTGCAAGACCTTGATTCCTAGAACTCTGTTGACACGGGAACCTTTAAATTATGACACAAGTGTCCCTAGAATAGCTACTGTACATTCCGAAAGTGATCTCACCAGGATATTGAAAGCAGACTCTTGCTAGCACAGCAACGGTTCCAGCTGTCATTTCCTAGGATGGTGTTTTTGTATTCCTCTCTGCTCAGGGGTCCAGAAGGATGAACATGGAGGTGTCTGTGGATTATATCGCCTTCTGGACATACCCATGTAGAGTTCCTCACTTACATATCTGAGCACATCCTACGGCATGAGAAAAGAACGCCAATAACTTCCTGGGCAGTGTCCACAAACCAGGACAGTCTGAGCAAGCAGGGAAGTTGGCAGATCGTACCGAGAACAGGAAATGGTACAGTATTATGAACAAAGCTGACTGGCTGGCTGAGGAAGGGGGTCGCCCCATCATTAACAAACACATTGCCAAAAAAATTCTTTACATACAAATTGAATCTGAACATACGTTATTGCTGACTTTTTAACGCTGAATTCTGGAAATGACTAATGCTGTATCAGGCTAAAGATTTGCATGCAATATCTCAATCCTAGCACTGTTCAGAGGCAACAAAGAAATAATCAAGTGAATGTATTGATATGATTACATAAATATTGAGAATGCAaaatctttcttttaaaaggcaggaaAAGCTCTCTTCCTTGAGAATCACTATACTTTATAaaatattcatatttttaaagAAGTGCATAAACGCAATTGCGAATAGTCCCCCAACTTAGCCCCCTACCCCAGGCAGTCTATTAAGTTTTGCCAACTTTGTGAATATAAGAATAAGAAATATTGATAATTTTTATGCTGACACATAATAAAATGTTGGGAGAGATGTTGCAGCAAATTGTTCGCCAAATGAAGGCTGGGGctacagatgatgttggactccaattcccatcagccccagccaaaatgGCCAAGTCAGGAGGAAAAACAAATTCcagcccctctccccccccccaaaaaaaatgatggTCAttcattaccattcaaatggtgtgcatgcaccgtgtcttgtgatcaattatgaggggtggggcttacctgcaccccccatattttattcaagttggtatcACTGCTCTGTTCATGGTCAGCATTTTCTAGGAGAATATAAAAACCTTTGCAATAGGCCTATCGTTTTCTTGGTCACGATAGCGTTTTCCACGTCATCTCCAAAGAAACCCGAGCATGTGCATCTTATCCTTTCAACCAAGCCTTCTCAATGGAAGTTGCTaacatgaatttatttatttttaattgcaaccACCTATTTTATTCCATTGTGACTCCTCAGGTGTGTGCTGAATCCGGTGGTTCTTTGGACATAGGAGAAGTAGATTGACACCATtcattctgtaataataataataataataataataataataatataatcttCCTACCTTTATTCACATGCTTAATCTTGTTACAATGAGTACACTCTCTTCTTtgtatagcaaaaacaaaaaactttgcaGCTTAGTAAAGAACGGCTTGGAAACTTTAGAAATGTTTCCAAGTCGAACAGCCTCTAATTAGCAGGAAAATGTCGGTCCACTGAATAGAACAGAAACTGATTTTTCCATTCAGATGGTGAAGTTTCTGCAGCTTTGGTAGCTAACATGCACGCACATTTTGAAAACAACTTGTTAAAGCGTCTGGCAGGTTCTGTAACAtggtctccctccccctcccccgctttgATGAATTACCGGTATATAGTTGTGGCTTTATCTGGGAGTTGGACAGGGGGACAGTGCGCCCCTGTTGGTTCTGCaggacctctcagtggctttcaacaCAATaggccatggtatccttctgaatCACCTTGCTGGGATGGGACTTAAGAGATCCTGTTTGACAGTGGCTCTGTTCCTTCCTGGAGGGGAGCAATGACTTGGCCATTGGCCTGCCGGGTACCTTAGGGTTCTGTTCTGTCCCCCAAGGCCCATGCTAttcaacatttacatgaaacAGGTGGGAGTGGTTGTCGAGAGTTTTGGGGTATGCCAGTGTCATGCAGATAacacccagctctatttctcctttccacACAAATCCAAGGAAAATGTCTCTGTTCTAAACTGGTGTTTGTCATCAGTAACGGATTGGACGAGGGTGAACAAACTGAAGGTTAATCAGGACAAGAAAGTATTTTTTCCCTAAAATTGTGccagggtttttggggggggggggggcttttcaaaAGCCTAggcttgtgggggggggtgatttcccTATGTCACTGTATTTGACAAGGATGCTGGCAGTGgcactgaaggggaaaaaaatggctTTTAAGAAGCAGTGATGGGCATGCTTTGATTTGCAGAACAAAAAGTTAAGTAATCTATTGAGAGCTCCAGATATTTTCAACTGCTCTGTGGGGAAAGAAAAGTTTGAGAACTAACTGCTAAAGATAAATCCTTCGCGGAATTCTTTCTGCTCTAACTTGGTGTGTGGGAAGAGACAAGGAAAAAACGGAGATATATATATGTCTTTGCATCCCCTGAGGCTGCAGTGGTGCAATGAAAGATGTAGTCTGCTGGCAGTGATTACTCTatccttatgtaaaaaaaaagaaagaaaaaggagccaaCAGAATTGAAGTAGATGGAAAAACACCCACTGCCGTTCCGTGATGTGTTTACCACaatcttattcttcttctttggcgatcacttgtagctgagtaagattgtcttccataaacacagttttaacaatgagtccgtaagtgactgtggaggccaattctggatccacacgtccttccacagtggggacattggtttccgggcgggagttgatcacaataCTATAACCCCTGCCCTCAGTgtgtgtgggaggtggggggctgAGGTGTTGGCCTAGGAGCTGGAAGAC comes from the Podarcis muralis chromosome 6, rPodMur119.hap1.1, whole genome shotgun sequence genome and includes:
- the SIAH2 gene encoding E3 ubiquitin-protein ligase SIAH2, yielding MSRPSSAGPSASKPCGKQQQQHTPSPAAAPAANAAVATISAAGAGSSAVSAAAAVISSPGGGEGSGGPVSPQHHELTSLFECPVCFDYVLPPILQCQAGHLVCNQCRQKLSCCPTCRGSLTPSIRNLAMEKVASAVLFPCKYATTGCSLTLHHTEKPEHEDICEYRPYSCPCPGASCKWQGSLEAVMSHLMHAHKSITTLQGEDIVFLATDINLPGAVDWVMMQSCFGHHFMLVLEKQEKYEGHQQFFAIVLLIGTRKQAENFAYRLELNGNRRRLTWEATPRSIHDGVAAAIMNCDCLVFDTAIAHLFADNGNLGINVTISTCCP